The Dromaius novaehollandiae isolate bDroNov1 chromosome 27, bDroNov1.hap1, whole genome shotgun sequence genome contains the following window.
CCTTGGAAGGGCGCTTCAAGTGGGAGAGGATCATCTTTGCTGACCAGCAGCTGCACAGCCTGTCCAAGGCCACCAGCAGTGAGAGccagagctgctcctcagccCCTAAGGTACCCTCCAAGGACCATCCTGGCCAGGCCTGCTCTGAGACGCCTCGGCAAGACTCTGAGGCTGGCACGGCTGGTTCCCCGCAGCGCTTGAAACGCAAGCAGAGCACCATCAAGGGTGAGTGCTGGAGGCTTGGTGTCCCCCGTGCTGTCGGCTGCATCTCGCTGTGGTGAGATGGTGTCATGACCACCATGGCTGGTGCCCTGACTCTCATGGCAGGGAGAGATGGAGGGGTCTTGAGGGTGCCTGGATGGGGAGATCCCTGGCTGGTTTCTGGGCAGAGATAAGTGGG
Protein-coding sequences here:
- the CDKN1A gene encoding cyclin-dependent kinase inhibitor 1, which translates into the protein MPLSQSRAGRQMPCSSKVCRNLFGPVDHHQLQNDFQDLLRRQLEEAQHRWNFDFETDTPLEGRFKWERIIFADQQLHSLSKATSSESQSCSSAPKVPSKDHPGQACSETPRQDSEAGTAGSPQRLKRKQSTIKDFYNSKRRIVPDKPKP